From Echinicola jeungdonensis, the proteins below share one genomic window:
- the secA gene encoding preprotein translocase subunit SecA, giving the protein MLDLITKGLTKIFGTKSDRDIKELLPIVDQINDAYNQLQSLSDDELRNKTGEIKAEIDKDLKNIDDQISKLKSEIEALSAEKVHEKDALFTQIDKVEKDRNEALEGVLEKILPQAFAVVKETARRFKENEKLVVKAKDFDRELAAKKDNVEINGEEAIWHNKWMAAGTEIIWDMLHYDVQLIGGMVLHKGKISEMATGEGKTLVSTLPAYLNALAGRGVHIVTVNDYLAKRDSEWNAPLFEFHGLSVDCIDKYQPNSLARRKAYSSDIVYGTNNEFGFDYLRDNMSRNADDLVQGKHHFAMIDEVDSVLIDDARTPLIISGPVPRGDEHEFYEMKPRVSTLVDEQRKLIQGYLAEAKKLIAEGNQKEGGLALFRAYRGMPKYKPLIKYLSEPGIRVILQKTENYYLQDNKRMMPEADEPLLFTIEEKSNTVDLTDNGIEVITKKNEDSNFFILPDIGSEIADMEKDQDLDDKEKLIRKEEIIKDYGVKAQRIHTVNQLLKAYCMFEKDTEYILVEGKVKIVDEQTGRVMEGRRYSDGLHQAIEAKENVKVEDATQTYATITLQNYFRMYHKLSGMTGTAETEAGEFWEIYKLDVVVIPTNKPIQRDDREDKVYKTVREKFNAVVDEINDLTEKGRPVLVGTTSVEISEVLSRMLTLKKIKHQVLNAKQHAREAEVVAEAGKPSTVTIATNMAGRGTDIKLTPESKKAGGLAIIGTERHESRRVDRQLRGRAGRQGDVGSSQFFVSLEDSLMRLFGSERIAKLMDRMGLEEGEVIQHSMITKSIERAQRKVEENNFGVRKRLLEYDDVMNSQREVVYKRRKNALMGERLELDILNILYDVCDDIIEMAKSTEDMENLRMNIYSTLGIDYQFEASDIKAKDKAVLTQELFDAAYQNYQVKNQRILERALPILKDVHNQRGATVKEIMVPITDSIKQIGVVVNLESTIENEGKDLIRAIEKNVTLAIIDQNWKEHLRDMDDLKQSVQNAVYEQKDPLLIYKFESFEMFKRFIGKLNDDIISFISKAELPKQDPEQVKAAQAQKTAEPKVQASKEEATSSLNPGANRAAVAAANANRGAQKQAVAPRKSEKVYGRNDRVSVQYANGNVKKDVKYKSVEQDITSGKCIVIEE; this is encoded by the coding sequence ATGTTAGACTTAATAACAAAAGGCCTGACCAAAATCTTCGGAACGAAGTCAGATAGAGATATAAAAGAGCTATTACCCATAGTAGACCAGATCAATGATGCCTACAATCAACTTCAAAGTTTATCTGATGATGAGCTGAGAAATAAAACAGGGGAGATCAAAGCTGAAATAGACAAGGATCTCAAAAATATTGATGATCAAATCAGTAAACTCAAATCTGAAATAGAGGCTTTATCGGCAGAAAAAGTCCATGAAAAGGATGCCTTGTTTACCCAAATAGATAAAGTTGAAAAGGACCGGAATGAAGCTTTGGAAGGCGTATTGGAAAAAATATTGCCACAAGCCTTTGCCGTGGTCAAGGAAACTGCCAGGAGGTTTAAGGAAAACGAAAAACTGGTGGTCAAAGCCAAGGATTTTGACCGGGAACTTGCGGCCAAAAAGGACAATGTGGAAATCAATGGAGAGGAAGCCATTTGGCACAATAAATGGATGGCAGCAGGGACTGAAATCATCTGGGACATGTTACATTATGATGTCCAGTTGATCGGTGGAATGGTCCTTCATAAAGGTAAAATTTCCGAAATGGCCACCGGGGAAGGTAAAACCCTTGTATCCACCCTGCCTGCCTATCTCAATGCCTTGGCGGGTCGAGGGGTCCACATCGTAACGGTCAACGATTACCTGGCCAAAAGGGACAGTGAATGGAATGCTCCCTTGTTTGAATTCCATGGATTAAGTGTTGATTGTATCGACAAATACCAGCCTAATTCCTTGGCCAGGAGAAAGGCCTATTCCTCAGACATTGTTTACGGAACCAATAATGAATTTGGCTTTGACTACCTGAGAGACAACATGTCCAGAAATGCGGACGACCTGGTACAGGGCAAGCACCATTTTGCCATGATAGATGAGGTGGACTCCGTTTTGATTGATGATGCCAGAACGCCTTTGATCATCTCAGGGCCGGTACCAAGGGGTGATGAACATGAATTTTATGAAATGAAGCCCCGGGTGTCTACCTTGGTAGATGAGCAAAGAAAATTGATTCAAGGTTACTTAGCTGAAGCTAAAAAGCTCATTGCAGAAGGAAACCAAAAAGAGGGTGGTTTGGCTCTTTTCAGGGCTTATCGCGGAATGCCCAAATATAAGCCATTGATCAAATACCTTTCTGAACCAGGCATCCGGGTCATCCTTCAAAAAACCGAAAACTATTACCTGCAGGATAACAAAAGGATGATGCCTGAGGCAGATGAACCTTTGTTGTTTACCATAGAAGAAAAATCCAATACGGTAGATCTTACGGATAATGGCATCGAAGTTATTACCAAGAAAAATGAAGATTCCAATTTCTTTATTCTTCCTGATATCGGGTCAGAAATTGCCGATATGGAAAAGGATCAAGATTTGGATGATAAGGAAAAGCTGATCCGGAAAGAGGAAATCATTAAGGATTATGGTGTAAAAGCCCAGCGGATCCACACAGTCAACCAGCTTTTGAAGGCCTATTGCATGTTCGAAAAAGATACCGAATATATTTTGGTGGAAGGCAAGGTGAAGATTGTGGACGAGCAGACCGGCCGGGTGATGGAAGGAAGAAGGTATTCTGATGGACTTCATCAGGCTATTGAGGCAAAAGAGAATGTAAAGGTCGAGGATGCCACCCAGACCTATGCGACCATTACCCTGCAAAACTACTTTAGAATGTACCACAAACTCTCCGGTATGACCGGTACTGCTGAAACAGAGGCAGGTGAGTTTTGGGAAATATATAAGTTGGACGTTGTAGTCATCCCGACCAACAAACCCATCCAAAGGGATGACAGGGAAGACAAAGTTTATAAAACTGTCAGGGAGAAGTTCAACGCTGTAGTTGATGAAATCAATGATTTGACGGAAAAGGGAAGGCCCGTGCTTGTAGGTACTACTTCAGTAGAAATTTCGGAAGTACTCAGCAGGATGCTTACCCTGAAAAAGATCAAACACCAGGTATTGAATGCCAAACAGCACGCCAGGGAAGCTGAAGTTGTTGCAGAGGCAGGTAAACCTTCCACGGTGACCATTGCGACCAATATGGCGGGACGGGGTACGGATATCAAGCTTACACCGGAATCCAAAAAGGCAGGTGGACTAGCCATCATTGGTACAGAAAGGCATGAATCCAGACGGGTGGACAGACAGCTTAGAGGTCGTGCAGGCCGTCAGGGTGATGTGGGCTCTTCCCAGTTCTTTGTTTCCCTGGAAGACAGCCTGATGCGTCTATTCGGTTCTGAAAGAATTGCCAAATTGATGGACCGCATGGGGCTGGAAGAAGGAGAAGTTATCCAACACTCCATGATAACCAAGTCCATAGAACGTGCACAAAGAAAGGTTGAGGAAAATAATTTTGGTGTTCGAAAAAGGTTGTTGGAATATGATGATGTGATGAACTCCCAAAGGGAGGTTGTATATAAACGCAGGAAAAATGCCTTAATGGGTGAAAGGCTGGAGCTGGATATCCTGAACATCTTGTATGATGTGTGTGATGATATCATCGAAATGGCCAAATCCACTGAGGACATGGAAAACTTGCGAATGAATATTTACAGCACCCTTGGAATCGATTACCAGTTTGAGGCCAGTGATATTAAAGCAAAAGACAAAGCAGTGCTTACCCAGGAATTATTTGATGCTGCTTATCAAAATTATCAGGTCAAGAACCAAAGGATCCTTGAACGGGCTTTACCTATTTTAAAAGATGTGCATAATCAACGTGGGGCCACCGTTAAAGAAATCATGGTGCCGATTACAGATAGCATCAAACAGATTGGGGTGGTGGTAAATCTGGAATCCACCATAGAAAATGAAGGTAAAGACTTGATCAGGGCCATCGAGAAAAATGTAACCCTGGCCATCATCGACCAAAATTGGAAAGAGCATCTTAGGGATATGGATGACTTAAAACAGTCTGTCCAAAATGCTGTTTATGAGCAAAAAGACCCGCTATTGATCTACAAATTTGAATCCTTTGAGATGTTTAAGCGATTCATTGGCAAGCTCAATGATGATATCATTTCTTTTATTTCCAAAGCAGAACTTCCGAAACAAGATCCTGAGCAGGTAAAAGCTGCCCAGGCCCAAAAGACGGCGGAACCAAAAGTACAAGCTTCTAAAGAGGAAGCTACCAGCTCCCTGAATCCAGGTGCTAACAGAGCAGCAGTAGCAGCAGCCAATGCCAACCGTGGGGCACAAAAACAGGCCGTTGCTCCAAGGAAATCAGAAAAAGTTTATGGAAGGAACGACCGCGTTTCTGTACAGTATGCTAATGGAAATGTCAAAAAGGATGTAAAATACAAAAGTGTTGAACAGGACATCACTTCAGGCAAGTGTATTGTAATAGAAGAATAA
- the dapF gene encoding diaminopimelate epimerase — protein MEISFYKYQGTGNDFVMIDDREEKFEVENLELVRKLCNRKFGIGSDGLILIRYKEGYDFEMIYYNADGTQSMCGNGARCAVSFSKFLGIITENTHFLAIDGPHDACIKDGWVELGMSNVKQIKKAGEDFFVNTGSPHHVRFVENVDDYPVVNTGAEIRYSQTYQPDGTNVNFVSNNGNEGIFVRTYERGVENETLSCGTGVTACALVYGQQNQKDLVNITTPGGKLAVKFKANDNGSFQNISLMGPAEQVFKGSISI, from the coding sequence ATGGAAATATCATTTTATAAGTACCAAGGCACGGGAAATGATTTTGTCATGATTGATGACCGGGAGGAAAAATTTGAGGTTGAAAACCTGGAATTGGTCCGAAAGTTATGCAATCGTAAATTCGGAATCGGCTCCGATGGCTTGATCCTGATCAGGTATAAGGAAGGATATGATTTTGAAATGATATATTATAATGCGGACGGCACCCAAAGCATGTGTGGCAATGGAGCCCGATGTGCTGTTTCTTTTTCAAAATTTCTGGGCATTATAACGGAAAACACCCATTTCCTGGCCATAGACGGTCCCCATGATGCGTGCATCAAAGACGGCTGGGTAGAATTGGGCATGAGCAACGTCAAACAAATTAAAAAAGCTGGAGAGGATTTCTTTGTCAATACGGGCTCCCCTCATCATGTCCGCTTTGTGGAAAATGTAGATGACTATCCGGTAGTCAATACCGGGGCGGAGATTCGTTACAGCCAGACCTACCAACCAGATGGCACCAATGTTAATTTTGTTTCCAATAATGGAAATGAGGGGATTTTTGTACGTACCTATGAAAGGGGGGTGGAAAATGAAACCCTTTCCTGCGGAACAGGGGTTACCGCATGTGCCCTGGTTTATGGTCAACAAAACCAAAAAGACCTTGTCAATATCACAACCCCTGGTGGAAAATTAGCAGTAAAGTTTAAAGCCAATGATAACGGCAGCTTCCAGAACATCTCCTTGATGGGACCTGCAGAACAGGTTTTTAAAGGATCCATTTCCATCTAA
- a CDS encoding superoxide dismutase — MKKVSFNSSRRTFLTQSTKATLAVGIGSSAVGSAFLSACGGSKKGEESAVQLSTGFDQAGLAYDYGALEPQIDAMTMEIHYTKHAAGYARKLKAACEEEGISMDQPLEEVLMDVSKYSTNVRNNGGGHYNHELFWSTMSPEGGGKPSGDLATAIDENFGSFNAFVEQFEGAAKARFGSGWAWLVVDENQKLKVGSTPNQDNPLMDISEIQGIPLMGIDVWEHAYYLKYQNERGEYVSNWWNVVNWSAVAERYKPLV, encoded by the coding sequence ATGAAAAAAGTTTCATTTAACTCCTCAAGAAGGACTTTTCTTACTCAAAGTACAAAAGCCACATTGGCAGTTGGAATCGGCAGTAGTGCAGTGGGTTCTGCTTTTTTATCTGCCTGTGGAGGTTCTAAAAAAGGGGAAGAATCAGCAGTCCAATTGAGTACGGGTTTTGATCAAGCGGGTCTGGCATATGATTATGGTGCTTTGGAACCCCAAATCGATGCTATGACCATGGAAATTCATTATACCAAACATGCTGCTGGTTATGCCAGAAAATTGAAGGCTGCCTGTGAGGAAGAAGGGATTAGCATGGACCAGCCCTTGGAAGAGGTTTTAATGGATGTGTCAAAATATTCTACCAATGTCCGAAATAATGGGGGAGGGCATTATAATCATGAACTGTTTTGGAGTACCATGTCTCCGGAAGGAGGAGGAAAGCCTTCGGGTGATTTGGCAACAGCAATCGATGAAAATTTTGGTAGCTTTAATGCTTTTGTAGAACAATTTGAAGGGGCTGCAAAAGCCCGCTTTGGTTCCGGTTGGGCATGGCTGGTAGTGGATGAAAACCAAAAATTAAAAGTGGGATCTACCCCAAATCAGGATAATCCCTTGATGGACATTTCTGAAATCCAAGGGATACCATTGATGGGAATTGATGTTTGGGAACATGCTTATTATTTAAAATATCAGAACGAAAGAGGGGAATATGTTTCCAATTGGTGGAATGTGGTGAATTGGAGTGCCGTCGCGGAGCGATATAAACCCCTTGTTTAA
- a CDS encoding nucleoside triphosphate pyrophosphohydrolase family protein: protein MKDPQTLSAVAAFHETFKHPILSEPTIPDEKRTKLRVALIAEELKEFEESIRDRDIVEIADALCDIQYVLAGAVLEFGLGGKFKELFDEVQRSNMSKACKSQEEAEATVAHYKAKGEDCFFEKEGDLFLVFRKSDHKTLKSVNYSPADLKGILEK, encoded by the coding sequence ATGAAAGATCCCCAAACTTTAAGTGCTGTAGCAGCTTTTCATGAAACTTTTAAACATCCTATACTTTCTGAACCCACAATTCCAGATGAAAAAAGGACAAAGCTAAGAGTTGCTTTGATCGCTGAGGAGTTGAAGGAATTTGAAGAAAGTATCAGGGATAGGGATATTGTGGAAATTGCTGATGCCCTATGTGATATCCAATATGTATTGGCAGGGGCAGTGTTGGAATTTGGATTAGGAGGTAAGTTCAAAGAACTTTTTGATGAGGTCCAAAGGTCAAATATGAGTAAGGCTTGTAAATCTCAAGAAGAAGCTGAGGCAACTGTTGCCCACTATAAAGCAAAAGGAGAGGATTGTTTTTTTGAAAAAGAAGGAGATTTGTTTTTGGTCTTCAGGAAATCCGATCATAAAACCCTTAAATCCGTCAATTATTCCCCGGCAGATCTAAAAGGGATATTGGAAAAATAA
- a CDS encoding winged helix-turn-helix domain-containing protein: protein MKELLKNLNKAFENKIRLGIMSALVVNEYLDFNTLKDLLGVTDGNLASHLKSLEKRKYITFKKEFLDRKPNTKYSATTEGQKAFEKHIKAIEELLK, encoded by the coding sequence GTGAAAGAATTACTTAAAAATTTAAATAAAGCATTTGAAAATAAAATTCGGTTGGGAATTATGTCTGCCTTGGTGGTTAATGAGTATTTGGATTTTAATACCCTAAAGGACTTGTTGGGAGTAACTGATGGGAATTTGGCAAGTCATCTGAAATCCCTGGAAAAACGTAAATACATCACCTTCAAAAAGGAGTTTTTGGATCGAAAACCCAACACCAAATATTCCGCTACAACTGAAGGACAAAAAGCCTTTGAAAAACATATTAAGGCCATAGAAGAATTACTGAAGTAA
- the creD gene encoding cell envelope integrity protein CreD, translating into MKSENTLLEKIGGWISHSVTLKLIVITFLALLLLIPVSMIGEIIGEREALNQKVTTEVSSKWAGSQQINGPVLTIPLVYDYQEKENTVEITKYLYILPSSLKVNGEIKPEKLTRGIYEVVVYKSELMISGDFELNHPIDRNNLKSIRYDKAFLTMGISDLKGIKEQVGFKWHGETLEVQPGSRVKDILPSGITADLPDLEEKLDQMIPFELSLNLQGSQNMAFVPVGGITKVEITSSWNSPSFNGNFLPDSRNVSEDGFKASWRILQLNRNFPQSWIDNNQSSNLQASAFGIDLILPLDHYQKSMRSAKYAAMTIIITFLIFFLVEILNNRKIHPFQYALVGFALCLFFVLLVSLTEHIQFNLAYWISAFGIVCMISLYSLKVFKSSKLVVLLGVTLVGAFGFLFVTLQLTEYALLMGSIGLTIILALTMYFTRNVDWYRIGVGKD; encoded by the coding sequence ATGAAATCAGAAAACACATTGCTTGAGAAAATAGGCGGATGGATCAGTCATTCAGTCACCTTAAAACTTATTGTCATAACTTTTCTGGCTTTATTGCTACTAATCCCAGTTTCAATGATCGGGGAAATCATTGGCGAGCGTGAGGCCCTAAACCAAAAGGTCACTACAGAGGTAAGTTCCAAATGGGCCGGAAGTCAGCAAATTAATGGACCGGTTTTAACTATTCCCTTGGTTTATGATTATCAGGAAAAAGAAAATACGGTGGAAATCACCAAATACCTCTACATTCTTCCCAGCTCTTTAAAAGTAAATGGAGAAATAAAACCTGAAAAATTGACTAGGGGGATATATGAGGTAGTTGTCTATAAGTCGGAATTAATGATTTCAGGGGATTTTGAACTGAACCACCCGATAGACCGAAATAATCTAAAATCCATCCGTTATGATAAAGCATTTTTGACAATGGGAATTTCGGATTTGAAGGGAATTAAGGAACAGGTCGGTTTCAAGTGGCATGGAGAAACTTTGGAGGTTCAACCTGGATCAAGGGTTAAGGATATATTGCCTTCTGGCATTACGGCAGATCTGCCCGACCTTGAAGAAAAATTGGATCAAATGATCCCCTTTGAGCTGTCACTTAACCTTCAGGGGAGTCAAAATATGGCTTTTGTTCCCGTAGGAGGGATTACTAAGGTAGAGATTACTTCGTCCTGGAACTCTCCAAGCTTCAATGGTAATTTTTTACCCGATAGCAGAAATGTAAGTGAGGATGGCTTTAAAGCAAGCTGGAGAATATTACAGCTGAACAGAAATTTCCCCCAAAGCTGGATAGATAACAATCAAAGCAGCAACCTACAGGCCTCTGCTTTTGGGATTGACCTGATTTTGCCATTAGATCACTACCAAAAATCTATGAGGTCAGCCAAATATGCTGCCATGACAATTATTATTACTTTTTTGATTTTCTTTTTGGTAGAAATTCTGAACAATCGAAAAATCCACCCTTTTCAATATGCACTTGTAGGATTTGCACTTTGCCTGTTTTTTGTATTGTTGGTTTCTTTGACTGAACATATCCAGTTTAATCTGGCTTATTGGATTTCTGCTTTTGGAATAGTGTGTATGATCAGTCTTTATTCATTGAAAGTGTTTAAATCTTCCAAATTAGTCGTTTTACTTGGGGTGACATTGGTTGGGGCCTTTGGCTTTTTGTTTGTTACCCTTCAGTTGACCGAGTATGCGTTATTGATGGGCAGTATTGGATTAACTATAATTTTGGCCTTAACCATGTATTTTACCAGAAATGTGGATTGGTACAGGATCGGTGTAGGGAAGGATTGA
- the prmC gene encoding peptide chain release factor N(5)-glutamine methyltransferase: MIAIRKLYQDLLTRVQKKYPKPEAQQLVFWLLEHYLDISRADIIRDKSIGPYPEELEEGVKALEEGKPIQYIIGWAPFYGREFQVEPGVLIPRNETEELVHLIIRENPEKGLKILDIGTGSGCIPITLFLEMQQPVVHALDVSPDALKIARANAEDLQAQVEFHQKDILKDKIPLRNLDILVSNPPYVRELEKAWMHSNVLEHEPGLALFVSDDDPLVFYKTIAQKGLKSLKPKGKLYFEINEALGKELEKLLEQLKYQNIRLHQDLKGKDRIISAIRN; the protein is encoded by the coding sequence ATGATTGCCATCCGGAAGTTGTATCAAGATTTGCTTACAAGGGTCCAAAAAAAATACCCCAAACCAGAAGCCCAACAATTAGTCTTTTGGTTATTGGAACATTATTTAGACATCAGCCGGGCAGATATTATCAGGGATAAATCAATTGGACCTTACCCTGAAGAACTTGAAGAGGGAGTAAAAGCTTTGGAAGAAGGCAAACCTATTCAATACATTATTGGATGGGCCCCATTTTATGGAAGAGAATTCCAAGTAGAGCCTGGGGTTTTGATCCCCCGAAATGAAACGGAAGAACTGGTGCACTTAATAATCCGGGAAAACCCGGAAAAAGGCTTGAAAATATTGGACATTGGGACCGGCTCTGGCTGTATCCCCATTACATTATTCCTGGAGATGCAGCAGCCTGTAGTGCATGCCCTGGATGTAAGCCCTGATGCCCTGAAAATTGCCAGGGCTAATGCAGAAGACCTGCAAGCACAAGTGGAATTTCATCAAAAGGATATTCTAAAAGATAAAATCCCATTAAGGAACCTGGACATTTTGGTCAGCAACCCACCCTATGTCCGGGAATTGGAAAAGGCTTGGATGCATAGTAATGTTTTGGAGCATGAACCTGGGCTTGCTCTTTTTGTTTCCGATGATGATCCATTGGTATTCTACAAAACTATTGCCCAAAAAGGCCTCAAATCCTTAAAACCCAAGGGTAAATTATATTTTGAGATTAATGAAGCCTTGGGAAAAGAATTGGAGAAATTGTTGGAGCAGTTGAAATATCAAAATATTCGCCTACATCAAGACTTAAAAGGGAAAGACAGAATAATATCAGCAATTAGAAATTAA